One Desulfonatronum sp. SC1 genomic window, CCGTAGCAGGACGCGCAGACCCCGTGGGGGCTCTTGCAGGTGACCACCGAGCGCACCGTCATGGAGTTCAGGCCCGAGGTCTCGATCATTTGTGCGTACTGCTCGCTGATCAGGGTGTTCGCCGGAATCATCACCTCGTCCGTGACCGGGTCGAAGGCATCGAACATGGTCAACCGACCGGCAACGCGTTGACTCAGCCGCTCCTTAATCTCTCCGGCCTTGATCATGTGTCCGATGTCCAGGCCGTCCACGGTGCCGCAATCCTTTTCATAGATCTGCACGTCCTGGACCACGTCCACCAGACGCCGAGTCAGGTACCCCGAGTTGGCCGTCTTCAGCGCAGTGTCCGCCAAGCCTTTGCGCGCTCCATGAGTGGAAATGAAGTACTGGAGCACAGTCAGGCCCTCACGAAACGATGCCGTGATCGGCGTTTCAATGATTTCCCCCGACGGTTTGGCCATCAGACCTCGCATCCCGGCCAACTGACGCATCTGGTCCGGGTTGCCCCGCGCGCCGGAGGTGGACATCATGAAGATCGGGTTGAAGCTGATATTCTCCTCTTGCCTCCCGGTTTTTTCATCGGTCAGAACCTCATGAGACATCGTGTGCATCATTTCCCTGGCAACGTCATTGGTGGCCTTGGTCCAGACATCCACGACCTTGTTGTATTTCTCGGTCCGGGTGATGATGCCGTCGCGGTACTGGGCCTCGATGTGGGTCACCTCTTCAAAAGAGTTGTTCAGGATGACTTCCTTTTGCTCAGGGATCGTCAAGTCCTTCAGGCCCACGGACAGGCCAGCCCGAGTGGAGAACTCGTACCCCATGTCCTTGAGGCGGTCGCAGAGGATGACCGTGGCCTTGATCCCGGCCCGACGATACGCCTCACCCACCAGGCGGGCGATGCTTTTCTTGTTCAGAAGTTGGTTGACCAACTCAAACGGGACCCCCGGAGGAAGCAGCTCCGCCACCAGGATTCTGCCCGGAGTGGTGTCCACCAGCTTCCCGTCCATCCGGACCTTGATCCGGGCGTGAAGGTCGATGGCCTCGGCGTCATACGCCGCGCTGACCTCCCACGAATTCGCGAAAACCTTGCCTTCCCCCTTGCTGAAGGAGCGATCCACCGTCAGGTAGAACAAGCCGAGCACGATATCCTGGCTGGGAACGATGATCGGCACCCCGTTGGCCGGGGACAGAATATTGTTGGTGGACATCATCAACACCCGGCATTCGATCTGGGCCTCGATGGACAAAGGAATGTGCACGGCCATCTGATCGCCGTCAAAGTCCGCGTTGAACGCGGTGCAGACCAGCGGGTGCAACTGGATGGCCTTGCCTTCCACCAGCAGCGGTTCAAAGGCCTGAATCCCCAGGCGGTGCAGCGTGGGGGCCCGGTTAAGCATGATCGGGTATTCGCGGACCACGTCCTCCAGGATATCCCAGACCACCACGTCCTCGCGCTCGACCATTTTCTTCGCGCCCTTGATGGACGTGGTCAATCCGCGCTTTTCCAACTGGGAGTAAATGAACGGCTTGAACAACTCCAGGGCCATCTTCTTGGGCAGGCCGCACTGGTGCAGCTTCAGCTTCGGCCCGACCACGATCACCGAGCGGCCGGAATAGTCCACCCGTTTGCCCAGAAGATTCTGACGGAACCGGCCCTGCTTGCCTTTGATCATGTCGCTCAGGGACTTCAGCGGACGTCCATTCGTTCCGGAAATCGGCCGTCCGCGCCGACCGTTGTCGAACAGCGCGTCCACGGACTCCTGGAGCATCCGCTTTTCGTTGCGGATGATGATGTCCGGAGCGCCCAGTTCCATCAGCCGTTTCAGGCGGTTGTTTCGGTTGATCACCCTGCGGTAGAGGTCATTGAGATCCGAAGTGGCGAAGCGACCGCCGTCCAGGGGCACCAGGGGCCGCAGTTCCGGCGGAATGATCGGAATGACTTCCATGATCATCCACTCCGGTCGATTTCCGGATTCCAGAAAAGCCTCGATAATCTTAAGGCGCTTGGCCACCTTCTTCTTTTTCGTCTGGGACTTGGTCTTGGCGCCCTCTTCACGCAACTCGGTCCTGAGCGCCGCCAGGTCCAACTCCTCGATCAGCTTGCGGATGGATTCCGCCCCCATGCCCACGGTGATCGCGTCTTCACCGAAGTGTTCGATCACCTGATAGTATTGCTCCTCGGAGATAACCTGATACTTCAGCAGGTTGGTCTGCCCGGGATCCAGAACGATGAAGGAATCGAAGTAGAGCACCTTTTCCAAATCGGCCATGGTCATGTCCAAAAGGGTGCCGATCTTGGAGGGCAGGCTTTTCAGAAACCAGATATGAGCCACCGGCGAGGCCAACTCGATGTGGCCCATCCGCTCCCGGCGGACCTTGGAGGCGATCACTTCCACCCCGCACTTCTCGCAGACGATCCCCCGGTGTTTCATCCGCTTGTACTTGCCGCAATTGCACTCGTAGTCCTTGACCGGGCCAAAAATTTTGGCGCAGAACAGACCGTCCCTCTCTGGTTTGAAGGTTCGGTAGTTGATGGTTTCCGGCTTCTTGACCTCGCCGAAGGACCATTCGCGAATGGTCTCCGGCGCGGCGATGGATATCTTGATGCCCTTGAGCGTCTTGCTGTTGGGCGTGGTTGAAGAACTTCCCCGCATGGAAAAAAGTTCATCTAATGACATTGTGTGTCCCCCTTTGGGTCCTCGGATCACTCTCTGTGGTAAACCGCTCTCAATCCCGACCGGATGGTCTCCGATCGAGAAAAAAGCTCCGTCGCAAGCCGTCCGGCATCCCGATGGCGGCTTTGCGCCCGGGATGCTTTCCAACGCCCTGCTAGGCGGAACCGCGGCGTTTCTTCTTATCTTCCTGGAGCAACGTGACGTCCAACCCCAGGGACATCAATTCCTTGATTAACACGTTGAAGGACTCCGGCAGACCAGCCTCGAGAAAGTTGTCGCCCTTGACGATCTTCTCGTACATATTCACCCGGCCGGTGACGTCGTCGGACTTGACGGTCAGGAATTCCTGGAGCACATGGGCCGCGCCGTAGGCTTCCATGGCCCAGACTTCCATCTCGCCCAGCCGCTGCCCGCCGAACTGAGCCTTGCCGCCCAGTGGCTGTTGGGTGACCAGAGAGTAAGGCCCCGTGGAACGAGCATGGATTTTTTCGTCCACCAAATGGTGCAGCTTCAGGATATACATGCTGCCTACGGTCACCCGGTTGTGGAAGGCCTCGCCGGTGCGGCCGTCAAAGAGGACGCTCTTGCCGTCATCCGGTAATCCGGCCTTGCGCAGCCACTTCCAGATTTCATCCTCGTGGGCGCCGTCGAAAACCGGACTCTTGGTAATGATCCCGTTGCGCAGTTCCCGCACGGCGGCGACGAATTCCTCGTCGTCCTGCTCGTCGACCAAGGAAGAAATGGCCTCCGAGTCGAAAACGTCCTTGATCTCCCGGCGTAACTGGGCCACATCGTCGCCCTGTTCAACCATCCGGGCCACCTGTTTGCCCAGTTCCAGCGCGCCCCAACCCAGGTGGGTTTCCATGATCTGCCCGATGTTCATTCGCGAGGGCACGCCCAGCGGATTCAGGACAATGTCCACCGGGGTTCCGTCGGCGAAGAACGGCATGTCTTCTTCTGGTAAAATACAGGAGACCACGCCCTTGTTGCCGTGACGGCCGGCCATCTTATCGCCCACGGATAGCTTGCGCTTCACGGCCACGTACACTTTAACCATCTTGATCACGCCCGGGGGCAAATCGTCGCCCTCGGTGATCCGTTCGCTTTTGATCTTGTAGGACTCCTGAACAAAGCCGATCTGTCGTTCATAGTCCTGAATCAACTCCTGAATCTCGTCGTTCACGGTCTTGAGCACGAACAATCCGGCCAGTTTCTTCAAGGGCACCTGGTCTAGAACATCGCGGGTCATGAACATGTTCGCTTCCACGAGCACTTCACCCTTACGCTTGCCCATCAGGGTCTGCCCAAGTCGCTTTCCGTCCACCAACCGCCAGACCTTTTCCCGCATGGCCTCGGTCAGCCCGGAAACGATCTGTCGCTCCTTGGCCTCCAGCCGGATCAACTTGTCCTTTTCAATGGCCTTGGAACGATCGTCCTTGTCTCCCATCCGTCGGTTGAAGACCCGCACGTCGATGACCGTACCCTCGATGCCCGGTGGAACCTTGAGCGAAGAGTTCTTCACGTCCCGGGCCTTGTCGCCGAAAATAGCCCGAAGCAATTTTTCCTCGGGTGTGAGCTGGGTCTCGCCCTTGGGCGT contains:
- the rpoC gene encoding DNA-directed RNA polymerase subunit beta'; this encodes MSLDELFSMRGSSSTTPNSKTLKGIKISIAAPETIREWSFGEVKKPETINYRTFKPERDGLFCAKIFGPVKDYECNCGKYKRMKHRGIVCEKCGVEVIASKVRRERMGHIELASPVAHIWFLKSLPSKIGTLLDMTMADLEKVLYFDSFIVLDPGQTNLLKYQVISEEQYYQVIEHFGEDAITVGMGAESIRKLIEELDLAALRTELREEGAKTKSQTKKKKVAKRLKIIEAFLESGNRPEWMIMEVIPIIPPELRPLVPLDGGRFATSDLNDLYRRVINRNNRLKRLMELGAPDIIIRNEKRMLQESVDALFDNGRRGRPISGTNGRPLKSLSDMIKGKQGRFRQNLLGKRVDYSGRSVIVVGPKLKLHQCGLPKKMALELFKPFIYSQLEKRGLTTSIKGAKKMVEREDVVVWDILEDVVREYPIMLNRAPTLHRLGIQAFEPLLVEGKAIQLHPLVCTAFNADFDGDQMAVHIPLSIEAQIECRVLMMSTNNILSPANGVPIIVPSQDIVLGLFYLTVDRSFSKGEGKVFANSWEVSAAYDAEAIDLHARIKVRMDGKLVDTTPGRILVAELLPPGVPFELVNQLLNKKSIARLVGEAYRRAGIKATVILCDRLKDMGYEFSTRAGLSVGLKDLTIPEQKEVILNNSFEEVTHIEAQYRDGIITRTEKYNKVVDVWTKATNDVAREMMHTMSHEVLTDEKTGRQEENISFNPIFMMSTSGARGNPDQMRQLAGMRGLMAKPSGEIIETPITASFREGLTVLQYFISTHGARKGLADTALKTANSGYLTRRLVDVVQDVQIYEKDCGTVDGLDIGHMIKAGEIKERLSQRVAGRLTMFDAFDPVTDEVMIPANTLISEQYAQMIETSGLNSMTVRSVVTCKSPHGVCASCYGQDLATGRLVNVGEAVGIIAAQSIGEPGTQLTMRTFHIGGTASKEIEQSSITAHFIGRVILSRVKTVENSEGHALIINKSGQLSIVDDQGREREKYTLPLGAKLFVQDQQEVEKGKLLVEWDPFNEPFVVDVEGSVRFTDIIEGRTFQDKMDETTLRTTKTIIEYRTTNFRPAIAILDDQGNQVTRPGTNSPAMFQLPVGAVLMVQDGDQVRPGDIIARKPRETSKTRDIVGGLPRVAELFEVRKPKELGVVSEIDGIVSFGPDAKGKRKLIVTPDTGDPKEYLVPKGKHITVQEGDLVEAGELLTEGYPELHDILKIKGEKQLAKYLVEEVQDVYRHQGVQINDKHIEVIVRQMLKKVQVIEPGETPFLLGEQVDKHRFMHENLRCLENGLQPAVAEPLVLGITQASLNTDSFISAASFQETTKVLTEASLRGKEDYLMGLKENVIVGRLVPAGTGYRRYTDCDIIVPEQPEREDSFLEDLEQDHLLVGEY